In the Colletotrichum lupini chromosome 4, complete sequence genome, CATTTTAGACAGATCAATATACCGTTGCGGGGCATCCGAGATTTGCCACGGCCCAGGACGGCCGTCTTGACCAGTGTATCTCATGATTGACTGCTCTCCCAATTGTGAGAGATCGTGGAGCTGTTTATTCAGGAAACTCGACGTCTCCTCGGCTTTGGACTCATAAAAGATCTTGGCGCGACCGTACGCCTGCACCGCGGCGTAGTTCCAGGTCGGTACGACTTTGGCCGTCGTTGGCTTGGTTTCAACGTAGAATTTCGGCGTGACATAGGAGTGGGCGGGCGTGGTGAAGAGGACCAGCACCTCCTGATCGAGAACGTTTCCGGTCCCAGTCCGGTTTTCTGCCGCTAGTGACTCGACCATCGCCTTGCACTGAGGATTTGCGCGCGCCACATGACCTCTCAGGACGCCGAGCTCGGTTTCGCTAGAGTCATCTTCGACATCTAATACCCAGGGGATGTGGCTAGACTGGATGAAAGGGTGATCGGCCGACGGTATAGCTGTTGTAAGGACGCCGAGGGGATAGTCCTTGATGAGCTGACGAAGTACTCGAATACTATTCTCCACGTGATCTTTCCGAAGCTGCATGGTGTCGAAGACAAGAAGATGGATACAGTAAATTGGCTAAATGGCGTTGTTGTTTGTTGATATCAATGGGTTGAAATTGATAGTACTTGAGTTGATCTGATGACAGCGGTTTATGTCGGTTCACCGGCTTTATAGGGCCGGGCGCTTCCGTGTATTTCCTCTAGTTCCTGCCGAAACGTAATAGGACATGTTTTTGAAAGGGCGTGCATGTGGTCCACTAATTATGGTTTCTAACGTCAATCGCGGAAGTTTTCGCCTCCGCAAGTACTCGCAATGGCAATATCACAACCACATCTGGAAAGTCTGTTCATTAACGCCAGAGGCCGGAAGGGCTCAATCTTCGACGATCGCATTGATTTATATTCTGATGACTTCAGCCACCTATCTCCGTATCCGTGCGTAACAAAGACCGTTCCGCGGTCTCAAGCTTGGTCGTCACTGTCGAGAGTCAGTCAGCCCCGGTGACTCAACCCCCAACATGGCATCTCCGCGGGAGGTAGGTTAGATAGCTTCGGTGCGGGTGACTCTTATCTGAATCCGCATGAAAGGTGCACAAGCAAGCAAGGTCTGCATGAGCAACTGCTTTTACACGTATACGTACACTCTGACGCATTTCGAGGGATGTTGTTTGTCAGAACTAGCCAATTACAAGAGACTGATTACATCCAGGTGCAGGACTCCCGGCCCCGCGATGTGGATACGAGGGGCGGGGCTTCGCACCGGCTCCAAAGCCGCTTGTCTGCCGGAATAGAAGCGAGGGAACTGGTGGATACCGGGATCCGGCAACCGGTGGTCGGAGCATTCATGGTTTCATACTTACCTTACATGGAAAGTTTCGCCGCATCTCAACATAACCCTACAGAGGCCTTTGAGCTTTGAGGAATGGAAAGATGCGGCACTCTTTTTCACTGACAAACAAGAATTTCCAGCTTTGTACATCTGACAACATTATCTCCCCGGAAAAAGCATTACCTTAGCCGatgatttccttttttaaaagctggCTATCGATGAGCGCGCTCTAGCGTTATCTCAATACTACCAAAATTCCGAGCAGCTCAAATCTCCCACCAGAGCCATCTGAGCCATCCAACATCAACCCACGCGTGAAATCTTGAAGCCTCCTGGGATTCGCGTCTGGAACTTCCCTTCAGGATCATACTTGGCTGCGACCTCGCGGATGAAGTCCACATTAGCAGAGCCATACGTCTTGATCGGATCTTGGCTTGGGTCAGCGTAGTTCAGGTAACGCCAATTGACGTTTCCATCGACAGAAATAGCATAGTCTGCGATTTGGGCAGACGCTGAGGCCATACGTGCTCGAGCAACAGCTTCCTGAGCTTCGGTATTGATGGTAACGAGACCAAGCCAGAGAATTGCATTCTCCTTCTCCCCATCAAGACCGAGGACATTACCACCATTCTCGGTACCAATGGCTGCGAAGTAGGCAGGCAGTGGTTGGAAGACCATCTGGGTAGTGAACTGATCTGCCCCGACAACAACCTTCATAGCGTCGACGAAGTCCTGGTGAGCCTCGACAGCCTTCTTCAGGATTGCTTCTTCGTTCTTGAACGTTAATGTAAACCACACAGATCTATACCGTAAGGTCAATCCAGGTATTACTTTCAAAGTCTAAGGGGCAACGAGACGCTACGAACCTAGAGCCGGCAGGAGTCTGGGAGTTCAATGCCAAATCAGCCATGCTCCGATGAGTCATGGTGCTGCTGACGGCGGGAATCTGGTTTATCTTCGCGAACGATGTGGTGTTCGAATTACCCTGGGTGTTGATGCGAGAAGCAGCAATGAGTATATCGTCGCCCAAAGCAGTATTGTGGGTGTAGACAACAACCAGTGCGACGTCAGCCAAACTCTGCTCGTGGTTGGTGAAGTCGACGACAGCACTGACGACGGCATCGGAGTTATCCTTGGTCATCATGTGGATACCCGTGTAG is a window encoding:
- a CDS encoding FAD binding domain-containing protein yields the protein MPMTYAGMGAGLLAASTLFLPGICFAANDRIPDSVTTCVMLSSPQAWQIVCFSQPKQATRRGSRHNARLRPWCLVQPRDTTEVSKTLTTLLEAGSGAGDWHIAVCGGGHNHWAGTNNIANGVTIDLVYLNQTSYDPETNLASVGPGDHWKDVYAKLLKSNVTVTGGRDGGVGVGGFLLGGGNSYYTGRMGFGADSVRNYEVVLADGSVLNANKETNPDLFKALKGGSSNFGIVTRFDLEALPAKDLYTGIHMMTKDNSDAVVSAVVDFTNHEQSLADVALVVVYTHNTALGDDILIAASRINTQGNSNTTSFAKINQIPAVSSTMTHRSMADLALNSQTPAGSRSVWFTLTFKNEEAILKKAVEAHQDFVDAMKVVVGADQFTTQMVFQPLPAYFAAIGTENGGNVLGLDGEKENAILWLGLVTINTEAQEAVARARMASASAQIADYAISVDGNVNWRYLNYADPSQDPIKTYGSANVDFIREVAAKYDPEGKFQTRIPGGFKISRVG